The DNA segment CTTGCACTCAACAAAAAGATTTCTTTGACCTATCCGCCAACAGCTATTCATGCAAAATATGCAGGTAATAACGCATTGATTGATGGCTTGAGAGGTGATTTGAGTTCAGGCCTAGATACATGGCAAGGCTTTTACGGAGGTCGATTTGAAGGAATAATTGATCTATTGAAGCCTGTTACAGTGAAATCAATAAGCATAAATTTTTTAAAAACTCCTGCGGTAAACGTTGTATATCCAGAAGATATTAAGTTTTACTATTCTGCCGACGGCAAAAATTATATTGAATTTATAAATTTGCAAACAAGTGTTGTTGAGCGTAATGCTCAATCGGAAGTGACTGCTTTTTCGGTAAGCAGCAAACCGGTGAATTGTCGCTATATAAAAATATCTGCCTTCAATAAAGCCAAGGCGCCAATGCTTACAGATGAAATTATAGTAAAATAATGTTCGGGTGAAATTTAGGCATTATACTTGTGAAGGGGGAAGCAATCGAAGATTTTGATAACTTCGTGTTTTTTGGAAATAATGAGATTGACTCTTTTTTTTGTAAAAGCTTGATTTCTAGATATATGTTGTATTGCTGCTTAATGGTTAAGAATGAATAGGTTTCAAAGAGCAATGCATATGCTCAAAACAATTCTGCTTTATAGGACTATTTTTAAAAAGATAGGTTATAGATCTATAGTGATTAATCCATTAAAGATTGAAAACGGAAAAAATATTTTAATTGCAAATAACGTCTTGATAGGTTATAAGTCTTGGTTGGCAGCATCTCCTCTAACTGGAGAAAGTGAATGCATTTTAGAAATCGGTGAAGGTTGCAGTATTGGTAATTTTAACCATATTTACTCTACTAAGCAGATTATTCTCGAAAAAAACGTATTGACGGCAGATAAAGTATATATTTCGGATAACCTTCATGGATATAAGAATGTAAATTTGCCAATTATTAAACAACCAATTGTTCAAAATAACATTGTAGTTATTGGTGAGGGAAGTTGGATTGGTGAAAATGTGTGTGTGTTAGGGGTGAAAATAGGAAAGAACTGTGTAATAGGGGCTAATTCGGTGGTCACAAAGGATATTCCTGATTATTGCGTAGCCGTTGGATCTCCAGCGAAAATTATCAAACGATATTGTTTTGATACCAATGAATGGTTAAAAACAGATAAGAACGGAAATTTTATTAATGAAGTAGCTATATGAAAAATATTTTAATAACCGGGGGAGCTGGTTTTATAGGATCTAATTTGGCCCTAAGGTTAATCGATAAAGGATTTAATATTACAATTTTAGATAATCTTTCTACACAAATTCATGGAGAGGATGCCGAAGAGAATTCATTCCTTTTTTTGACAATAAAAGATAAGGTTAAATTCATCAAAGGCTGTGTAACCTCAAAGGAGGACTGGATAAAAGCGATTTCAGGTCAGGATGCTATTGTTCATTTTGCTGCTGAAACAGGAACGGGACAATCCATGTATGAAATCGAAAAATATACAACTGTTAACATTGGTGGAACTGCAATTATGCTTGACCTGCTGGCAAATAATCCGCATAATGTAAAAAAGGTAATTATTGCTTCTTCCAGATCTATCTATGGAGAAGGTAGGTATTGGTCAGAAGAGCTAAATGGTTTTGTTTATCCAAAACATAGATCAGATAGTTTTATGTCGGCTGGAGATTTTGAAGTTAAATATAATGGTTTATCAAAGCCCTTACAATTGGTAGGTACAGACGAGGAATCGAAAATTCACCCATCATCGGTATATGGTATTACCAAACAGAATCAGGAGCAAATGATTATGACTGTTTGTCCTACAATAGGGATTGCTCCAGTTGCATTCAGGTACCAGAATGTATACGGGCCAGGTCAATCTTTATCAAATCCTTATACCGGTATTCTGTCTATTTTTTCCACACTAATCAAAAATGGAAAAGACATCAACATATTTGAAGACGGGATGGAATCGAGAGATTTCGTTTACATCGACGATGTGGTTACAGCCACAATCTTAGGACTGGAAAATGAGGCGGCAAATGGTGGTGTTTTTAACGTTGGAACAGGGGAAGCTACAAATGTGATTACAGTTGCCAATGAGCTCATTAAGAATTACGGCATTGATACAAAGGTAAACATTACAGGGAATTATCGCCTTGGAGACATACGTCATAATTATGCTGACCTTAAAAAGATTAATGCGACTCTAGGATTTGAGCCTAAATACAATTTTGAAGCTGGAATTAAGAAATTTACAGATTGGGTACTGACCCAGGAGATTACAGAGAGTAAATATGATATCTCTATTTCGGAAATGAAAGAAAAGGGATTATTTAAATAATGGATAAAAAACGGGTTTTATTTATTGGGATTGGATTTTACGATTATGAAAAGGCAATAACTGGTCAGTTTAAGCAGCTTGGATATGAAGTTGACTATTTTTCTGAAGTACCAGCAAATGGATTAAAGTATCGACTATATTCCCGGTTTAATAACACTGGTGAATTGGAAAAGATAAGGGCTAAGCATAGTATTCAAATAGCAAATAATTGTTCAACTGATTATGATGTTGTTTTTATAATTAAGTGCGAGTATTTAACGGTTCAAGCACTTGAAATAATTAAACTAAAGAATCCGAAAGCTAATTATGTACTGTATTTATGGGATTCCATTACACGGCTGACAAATATTGAAGCAAAATTTCCTTTCTTTAATAAAGTATACTCTTTTGACAGGTTGGATTGTTTATCCAATGAGCTGCTTAATTTCAATCCGTTATTTTTTAGGGAAGAATATATAACGGATCAAATTGATATTGAGAGAGAGACTTTTGGGCTTTACCATCTTGGTTGGTATCATTCTGATCGTTTACATCTAATTGTAAAAATTGCTAGATACCTTGATGAAAATAGCATTAAATATAATCTGGTATTATTTACGGGGTATTTTAGTTATTTAATGCAAAGACTATTTGGGGGGGAGTTAGGTAAGAATAGGAAATATCTGATTTTTAAGACCCTTTCAGCAGCGTCAAATTTTGCTAATATTCTTAAATCAAAATCTACATTAGATATAGCGCATCCACTACAAAGTGGATTAACAATGCGAACGATAGAATTACTTGGGGTACAAAGAAAGATAATTACTACAAATTCAGACATTGTCAATTATGACTTCTATCATCCAAATAATGTTTTGGTCATTGATCGTGAAAACCCAGTTTTGAATATTGAATTTTTTGATTCGGAGTTTATTCCGGTTTCCAATGAAATTGTCTCAAAATATTCAATTCATAATTGGTTAAAAAGAATGCTGAATTAAGATGGATCTTAGAGAACTGTTTATTGTTGTGGTCTTGTATAAATCTAGGCTTGAAGAATCCAGGGCGATAAAGTCATTAGGAGATTGTATAGATGGAAGTGCAAACTTAATGGTATTTGACAATAGTCCTTATAAACAATATGATAACCATAATTTTAAATTGGGTAAATTTAACATTAGCTATTATTCTGACGAAGGAAACCCTGGTTTAAGTCGCGCATATAATCTGGCACTTCAATTAGCAGAGGAAGCGAGATTACCTTGGCTTTTGTTACTGGATCAGGATACTGCTTTTACAAATGAATACGTTAGAGAGGTTGAACGTTTATCTCATAATGAGCTTCCTGGATCAGTTGTGGGAATTATACCGCATGTAATTTCCTTACAGAATCATAAAATAATAGCCCCTACAAAACCTTCTTTGGGGGGGCTTTCCAATGCTGTTAACTTGCCAGCCGGTATTGTTAATCAGCAAATTACCAGTATAAACTCCGGAACTATATTAAGGGTCTCTTATATGAGCTCCATTAATGGATTTTGCCAAAAGTACACCCTGGATATGTTGGATCACTGGTATTTCCGGAAGATATTTCAAGACGAAAAAAGCATTTATATGTTAGGTAGCTCTATTTATCAGGACCTATCAGTGGTTGGAGACTTTGAAGCCAATGTTTCTCTTCTTCGTTACCAGAAGATGCTAGAGGCAGAACATAATTTCATCCTGGAAGAGGGGTTCCTTAGCTTGGTTGTTTTTAAAGTGAGGATCTTCCTGAGAGCCCTCAAGCAGCTTAGGTATAAGAATAATCAATATTATAAATCTACTTTCAAACAATTCTTTAAATTAGTATAGCTAAGATTTAATTAACAAATTGCAAGGGAATGATAAGACGAAGTGATCTCAATCTGCTATTTTTACTTAAGCTACTATTTATTCCTATTCTTTATGAATTAGTTATTGGGGGAGGTGGGCGTTATTTGGAGCTTGGTCCCTTGTCTTTTAGAATGCTTTTTTTTGGTCTTTCATTAGCCATCTCATTCGTATATTATATGAATAAGGAAAGAATCAGAAAGGATGTTGCTATTATTATCATGTCATTTACTATCGTAACTGGTTTTAGCGCGCTGATAGGGGTTTTGAATGGCGCTGATAAATCCTTAATTCTTGCTGATCTTAAACCTTTACTGTTTTTTTATATATTGTTGTTTTTTTCTTTGGTAATTAAGGATATTGATGATATTAAAAGGACTAGTTTAATTATAAAAAGAGGTTCTGTATTTCTAGCTGGAGTTTATATTTTGGTGATTATATTGTTGTTTCTGGGAAGAATTGATTTTAATGCTTTTTATCAGAAACAGAATGAAATAGGAGAAGTGATGTTTAAAAATGACTCTCTTTTTTTTTATAAAGGCTTTCTTTATTTGTGTATTGGATTTTTCTTTTTTCTTTTTTCAAAAGAGAAATATAGCAAGCTGGCTTTATTACTTTTATTTGTATCAATCCTGCTTACATTAACCAGAGGATTTATTCTGTTTACTGCTTTAATTGCTGGGTATTACATATTTTTTATCAATAAAAATAACCTATTAAAGGGAGTAGTTTTTTTAGTAGGACTCGCCTCTGTGATTATAATCGCTCCAATATTTTTTAATGCAATAGGAGATAAATCTGATTCTGACAATGTCCGGTATATTCAAATGGCCCAGGTTTTTGCTGATATCAATCCATTGAGTATTTTTATTGGGCATGGATTTGGAATCGGTGTGCCAATCAGACCTAAAGGGATGGAGATGTCTTTCCTGGAAATCTTTCATAAACAGGGTTTAGTTGGGCTCGGTTTTTGGTTTGGAATGTTTTCCTATATCTTTTTGATGTATTTAAATATTAAAAATAAAGAATACAAAGAGCTGGCCCTTCCTTTTTTATTAAGCGTTGTGTTCGTTATTTTACAGTCTGGAACAAACCCTTATATGAATAATCCGATCGGATTAACAGTGATATTAATTACCATTGTCGTGTTCTCAAAATTATCAGAATTACAAAAAAAACAAATTAATGATTTCAGTCTGCATAGCCAGTTATAATGGCGAAAAATATATTAAAGAGCAATTATCTTCTATTTTGGTTCAATTAGGAAGTCATGATGAGATCATTGTTTCTGATGATGGATCTTCAGATCATACATTAAAGATTATAGAAGAATTTGATGACCAACGTATAAAAGTTGTTCTGAACAAACTGAAAAAAGGAGTAACTCATAATTTTGAAAATGCCTTAAATCATGCAAAAGGTGACATCTTATTCTTATCTGATCAGGATGATGTATGGTTGCCGGGAAAGGTTGAACTTTCTGTTAATGAATTGAAAGTCTATGATCTTGTGGTCTCTAACTGCATGGTAATCAATGAAAATAAAGAAGTGATTTTTGATTCTTACTTTAAATTGGCGAAATCTGGTAAAGGGTTTTTGAAAAATTTCTATAGAAGTTCCTATCTGGGATGTTGTTTGGCCTTTAAAAGAGATGTTTTAAATAAGGTTCTGCCTATTCCTAAATCTCTTTTGCTTTTCCATGATTGGTGGTTTGGCTTTATAGCTGAAGTTTGTCTTAATGTAAAGTTTATTGAGACTCCGTGCATGTATTATAGAAGGCATAGTGAAACTACCTCCAATACTTTATCCAAATCGGACCTCTCCTTTTACGATAAAATAAGGTATCGGTTTCAATTGTTATATCTGGGGTTTATTAGGATTATAGAAATTAAAACAAGATAATGATAGCGAAATTAATTTGGGCAATAAGAGCAGTTCTGTATAAACCTTTTTTTGGTAAAATTGGATTTCCTGGTTATATCGGCTCTCCTACCTTCTTAAAAGGAACAAGAAATATTTTTATTGGGCAGCGGGTCAGGATCTTTCCTAATATTAGGTTGGAAACGCATGGTGCCAATGGGAAAATTCATATAGAAGATAATGTTGCTATCGCTCAGAATGTTCATATTACTTCCGCTTCTCATTTGCTGATTAGTGCTTCAACGACTATTTTGGCAAATGTGTTCATTACAAATATAGACCATGATTATCAGGAAATAGGGATCCATATTATGGAGCAGGAGTATTTGATTAAGGAGACATCAATTGGTGAAAATTGTTACATAGGAATGGGGTCCTGTATCCAGGCGGGTACAGTTTTAGGTAAACAATGTGTAGTTGGAGCGAATTCAGTAGTAAGGGGAGTATTTCCTGATTACTGCGTTATTGTGGGGGCACCAGCGAAGATTGTTAAGCGATTCAACGCAGAAAGTAGGGTTTGGGAGAAAACAAAACCGGATGGAACATTCCTCCAACAGTAATGTAATCTAAAATAAGACGTTTATGAATGATTTATCAGGTAAAAATATAATACTCTTTTGTCCGAGATTTTTCGATTATGAAAAGGAAATTAAATCTGTTCTGGAAAATTTAGGAGCGAATGTAATTTGGTTTGATGATCGTCCATCTAATGATTTTTTCTCCAAAGCAATTATTCGGGTAAATAAAAACTTTCTTTCCAGGAAGATTGATGCCTATTATGAAGGCATAATTGATGAAATATCAAGGACAAAACTTCAAATAGACTATATCCTGTTCGTCAATCCTGAGTCGATAAACGTCAAAAGTATTGATTTAATAAAAAAAACATTTTCTAAGGCGCGGTTGATTTTGTATATGTGGGATTCGTTCAGGAATAGGAAGAAGAATATTGAATTACTCCCCTTCTTTGATTCAAAGTTTACTTTTGATCCTAAAGATGTCAAAGATTATGGTTTGGAATTCAGACCCCTTTTTTTTATAGATAAATATAGGGCCGTAGAAAAAAAGGCAAAGTATGATTTACTTTTTATTGGTACGGCACACAGTGACCGATATGAGTTTGTTAAAAGGATTCTATCGGACCTAAATTATAAACTGATTGCGAAAACATATTTTTTTCTTAGCAGTAAGTTACTTTTTTTTGTGAAAAAGTTGACAGACAAGGACTTTAGTAGGGTAAAGTATAAAGATGTATCCTTTAAATCTTTAACTCATTTGGATAATGCAGATTTAATGTCGCAGTCAATGTCTATACTGGATATTAATCATCCTCAGCAAATTGGATTGACAATGCGTACTTTTGAAACACTGGGAGCTCAACGTAAACTCATTACCACGAATCAAGACATTAAGAATTATGATTTTTATAACGAGACTAATATTTTAGTTGTGGATAGAAAAAAACCTGTAATTGGAGAGGATTTCTTTTTGAAGCCATTTGAACCATATTCTTCAGAAATGCTGTTTAAGTATAGTATTCAAGGATGGATATCCAGCTTATTTAATTTAAAATGATATTACTTACAGGAGCAACGGGCTTTTTAGGAAAGACCATTATTAAAGAATTAGGCCCAGCTGTTTCTGCAAGTGTGGGGCGGTCTGACTCTACTTTTAATGTTGACCTTTCTAGGGATATTGCCAGGATTACTGGTCAATATGAAATTGTAGTTCATGCAGCAGGAAAAGCACATTCTGTGCCGAAGAATGCTGATGAAAGGCAAATGTTTTTTGATGTGAATGTAACTGGTACAGCTAACCTGTTAAAAGGCCTCGAACAATTAGACGTCTTACCTAAGGCTTTTGTCTTTATTAGCTCCGTGGCTGTTTACGGTATGAATACAGGAAATGCCATTGATGAAAACTCTCCATTAAATGCCGTTGACGCCTATGGTAAGAGTAAAATTGAAGCAGAGATAATAGTTTCAAACTGGTGTTTAAAACATGGAATCGTCTGTTCTATATTAAGACTTCCATTGTTAGCCGGGCCTAATCCTCCCGGAAATCTGGCGGCGATGATTAAGGGGCTAGAGAAGAACTATTATTTTAATATTGCCGGTGGAACGGCTAGAAAGAGCATGGTGCTTGCAAGCGACGTTGCCCTTATCATTCCTGTGGTTGCTAAAATAGGAGGAATTTATAACTTAACGGATGGCTGTCATCCATCTTTTTCCGAACTTTCTATTAAAATCGCTGAACAGCTTGGAAAGGCTAAACCAATGAATATTCCGTATGGAATTGCTTCGTTAATTGCTAAAATTGGAGATTTGCTTGGTACAAAGGCTCCTCTAAACTCTAATAAGTTTAAAAAGATTGTTACCGATTTGACTTTTGATGATCGTAAAGCAAGAGAATTATTAAAATGGAGTCCAATGCCAGTGTTAAAAGAATTTTTAATTGAATAAATACCTTTATAGCTTTCGAAAAAGACTTGGAACAAAATAATGGTACTGTATTTGTGTACAGGGTAGCAAATTAAGATCCCAAATAAATTGGTTGAGCATAAGCAGGTTGGTCCTTAACATAGGAGGACTCGTATTTTAAGTAAATTATATAAAAATGATAAATAGTAAAACGATAATTATAACCGGTGGTGCCGGCTTTATCGGCTCTCATGTTGTGCGCAGATTTGTAAATAATTATCCTGATTATAAGATAATAAACCTGGATAATTTGACTTATGCAGGTAACTTGGCAAATTTAACAGACATTCAGGATGCGCCTAATTATTCTTTCCAAAAAGGTGATATTACCGATGCAGTTTTCATTGATGCACTTTTTGAAAAAGAGAAACCCTATGCTGTAATACATCTGGCAGCAGAGTCTCATGTAGACAGGTCTATTAGTAATCCTATGGAATTTGTAATGACCAATGTTATCGGCACTGTAAATTTATTGAACGCAGCTCGTAAATCATGGGAGGGAGACTATATTAATCATCGCTTTTATCATGTAAGCACAGATGAGGTCTATGGTGCTTTAGGTGAAAGTGGTATGTTTACTGAAGAAACGAGCTATGATCCACATAGTCCTTATTCCGCATCTAAAGCAAGCTCTGACCATTTTGTCCGTGCTTATCATGACACTTATGGACTGGATGTGGTTATCTCTAACTGTTCTAATAATTATGGATCTCATCATTTTCCTGAAAAATTGATTCCATTAGCAATTAATAATATCAAAAATAATAAGCCTGTACCTGTTTATGGCAAAGGGGAAAATGTTCGTGACTGGCTTTGGGTGGAAGATCATGCTCGTGCTATTGATGTGATTTTTCATAAAGCTAAAGCTGGTGATACCTATAATATCGGTGGACATAATGAATGGAAGAATATCGATTTGATTCGCTTGCTTTGCGAAATCTTGGATCAGAAATTAGGTAGAGAATCAGGGGCGTCTGCTAAACTGATCACTTTTGTAACTGATAGGGCCGGACATGACCTTCGTTACGCGATAGACTCTACTAAACTTCAGAATGAATTAGACTGGGTTCCTTCGTTACAATTTGAAGAAGGATTAGAGAAAACGGTTGATTGGTATTTGCAGAATGAAGAGTGGTTAGAGAATGTAACTTCCGGCAATTACCAGGATTATTATAAAAATCAATACAATAGTTAATAATGGAAATACAAGAAACAGCGTTAAGAGGATGTGTTATCATAAAGCCTAGGGTCTTCGAAGACGAACGGGGATATTTTTTTGAAAGCTTCAATACTTCCAGTTTTGAACAAAAAACAGGGATGTCTGGCAGTTTTGTACAGGATAATCAATCTTTTTCTTCTTACGGCGTAATTAGGGGATTACATGCTCAACAAGGTGAGCATGCCCAAGCTAAATTGGTAAGGGTATTACAAGGTGAGGTTTTAGATGTGGCAGTGGATGCCAGACCTGACTCTCCAACCTATGGTCAGCACGTTGCTGTTCGTTTAAGTGCAGCAAATAAATTGCAGTTATATGTTCCGAGGGGATTTTTGCATGGATTTGCAGTATTGAGTGAAACTGCAGAATTTTTCTATAAATGTGACAATTATTACAATAAAGAATCTGAACGAGGTATACATTTGGCCTCTCCGGAATTAAATATAAATTGGTTGATTGAAGAGGATAAGAGAATTATTGCAGATAAAGATCTTTTGTTACCCTACTTTTCGAAAAAATAAAAATGATAAAAGAAAATAAAATCCTCGTATTTGGAGGAGCCGGACAATTAGGTCAATGTATAGCCAGGGTAAGTCAGGAGCAAAATCTGAAGTCTATATTGTTTTTGGATGAAATAGAAGGGAATATTTTAGATTTCGGTTGTCTTCAAAGATTGTTTGATAAAGAGAAACCTGATTTTGTTGTCAACTGTGCGGCTTATACTGCAGTAGATAAAGCTGAGGATGAGGAGACGTTATGTGAAAAAATCAATAAAGATGGTGCCGCCAATTTAGCCAAATTTTGTGCTGAATTTGGAGCAACACTTATTCATGTTTCTACTGATTTTGTTTTTGAAGGAAATATTCCAAAAATCTTAAATGAAGAGGACACTACCAATCCAATAAATATCTATGGTAAGACCAAGCTTGAAGGAGAACAGGAAATATCAAAGCTATTGGAAGCTCATTATATCCTGCGTACAAGCTGGTTATATTCGGAGTATGCAAATAATTTCGTTAAAACCATGCGCAAGTTAGGTTCGGAACGTGATGAATTGAGTGTAATTGTAGATCAGGTCGGTACTCCTACTTATGCAATTGATCTTGCTGAGGCTATACTAAGTATTATACACCAGAATAAGGCTCTTTATGGAACTTATCACTTCAGTAACGAGGGGGTGACGTCATGGTATGACTTTGCTAAGGGAATTTTTGAGATTAGTGGTATAATGATAAAGCTAAATCCAATTCCTGGATCTGCTTATCCAACTAAAGCCAGTCGCCCTGCATTCTCCGTTATGGATAAAACAAAAATTAAGAATGCATTCAATCTGTCAATTCCATATTGGAGAGACAGTTTGGTGAGATGTATTGAAAAACTAAATCAACAATAAATGAAAGGAATAATTTTAGCAGGTGGAAGTGGTACTAGGCTGCATCCATTAACTTTAGTAATGAGTAAACAGATGATGCCGGTTTATGATAAGCCAATGATTTATTATCCATTATCTACACTGATGCTTGCAGGAATAAATGAAATTCTAATTATTTCGACACCCCACGATTTACCAAATTTCGAAAAATTGCTTGGGGATGGCAGTACATTAGGCTGTAAGTTTACGTATGCTGTTCAACATGAACCTAACGGTCTGGCTCAGGCTTTTGTAATTGGAGAAGAGTTTATTGGTGGTGATAAGGTCGCGTTAGTACTTGGCGATAACATCTTCTATGGTGATGGAATGGCTAAATTATTACAATCCAGTTCTAATCCGGATGGAGGCGTTGTATTTGCTTATCAGGTTTCTGATC comes from the Pedobacter sp. FW305-3-2-15-E-R2A2 genome and includes:
- a CDS encoding acyltransferase, producing the protein MNRFQRAMHMLKTILLYRTIFKKIGYRSIVINPLKIENGKNILIANNVLIGYKSWLAASPLTGESECILEIGEGCSIGNFNHIYSTKQIILEKNVLTADKVYISDNLHGYKNVNLPIIKQPIVQNNIVVIGEGSWIGENVCVLGVKIGKNCVIGANSVVTKDIPDYCVAVGSPAKIIKRYCFDTNEWLKTDKNGNFINEVAI
- a CDS encoding NAD-dependent epimerase/dehydratase family protein, whose product is MKNILITGGAGFIGSNLALRLIDKGFNITILDNLSTQIHGEDAEENSFLFLTIKDKVKFIKGCVTSKEDWIKAISGQDAIVHFAAETGTGQSMYEIEKYTTVNIGGTAIMLDLLANNPHNVKKVIIASSRSIYGEGRYWSEELNGFVYPKHRSDSFMSAGDFEVKYNGLSKPLQLVGTDEESKIHPSSVYGITKQNQEQMIMTVCPTIGIAPVAFRYQNVYGPGQSLSNPYTGILSIFSTLIKNGKDINIFEDGMESRDFVYIDDVVTATILGLENEAANGGVFNVGTGEATNVITVANELIKNYGIDTKVNITGNYRLGDIRHNYADLKKINATLGFEPKYNFEAGIKKFTDWVLTQEITESKYDISISEMKEKGLFK
- a CDS encoding glycosyltransferase family 2 protein, which encodes MISVCIASYNGEKYIKEQLSSILVQLGSHDEIIVSDDGSSDHTLKIIEEFDDQRIKVVLNKLKKGVTHNFENALNHAKGDILFLSDQDDVWLPGKVELSVNELKVYDLVVSNCMVINENKEVIFDSYFKLAKSGKGFLKNFYRSSYLGCCLAFKRDVLNKVLPIPKSLLLFHDWWFGFIAEVCLNVKFIETPCMYYRRHSETTSNTLSKSDLSFYDKIRYRFQLLYLGFIRIIEIKTR
- a CDS encoding DapH/DapD/GlmU-related protein; translated protein: MIAKLIWAIRAVLYKPFFGKIGFPGYIGSPTFLKGTRNIFIGQRVRIFPNIRLETHGANGKIHIEDNVAIAQNVHITSASHLLISASTTILANVFITNIDHDYQEIGIHIMEQEYLIKETSIGENCYIGMGSCIQAGTVLGKQCVVGANSVVRGVFPDYCVIVGAPAKIVKRFNAESRVWEKTKPDGTFLQQ
- a CDS encoding NAD-dependent epimerase/dehydratase family protein; amino-acid sequence: MILLTGATGFLGKTIIKELGPAVSASVGRSDSTFNVDLSRDIARITGQYEIVVHAAGKAHSVPKNADERQMFFDVNVTGTANLLKGLEQLDVLPKAFVFISSVAVYGMNTGNAIDENSPLNAVDAYGKSKIEAEIIVSNWCLKHGIVCSILRLPLLAGPNPPGNLAAMIKGLEKNYYFNIAGGTARKSMVLASDVALIIPVVAKIGGIYNLTDGCHPSFSELSIKIAEQLGKAKPMNIPYGIASLIAKIGDLLGTKAPLNSNKFKKIVTDLTFDDRKARELLKWSPMPVLKEFLIE
- the rfbB gene encoding dTDP-glucose 4,6-dehydratase, with the translated sequence MINSKTIIITGGAGFIGSHVVRRFVNNYPDYKIINLDNLTYAGNLANLTDIQDAPNYSFQKGDITDAVFIDALFEKEKPYAVIHLAAESHVDRSISNPMEFVMTNVIGTVNLLNAARKSWEGDYINHRFYHVSTDEVYGALGESGMFTEETSYDPHSPYSASKASSDHFVRAYHDTYGLDVVISNCSNNYGSHHFPEKLIPLAINNIKNNKPVPVYGKGENVRDWLWVEDHARAIDVIFHKAKAGDTYNIGGHNEWKNIDLIRLLCEILDQKLGRESGASAKLITFVTDRAGHDLRYAIDSTKLQNELDWVPSLQFEEGLEKTVDWYLQNEEWLENVTSGNYQDYYKNQYNS
- the rfbC gene encoding dTDP-4-dehydrorhamnose 3,5-epimerase, with the protein product MEIQETALRGCVIIKPRVFEDERGYFFESFNTSSFEQKTGMSGSFVQDNQSFSSYGVIRGLHAQQGEHAQAKLVRVLQGEVLDVAVDARPDSPTYGQHVAVRLSAANKLQLYVPRGFLHGFAVLSETAEFFYKCDNYYNKESERGIHLASPELNINWLIEEDKRIIADKDLLLPYFSKK
- the rfbD gene encoding dTDP-4-dehydrorhamnose reductase encodes the protein MIKENKILVFGGAGQLGQCIARVSQEQNLKSILFLDEIEGNILDFGCLQRLFDKEKPDFVVNCAAYTAVDKAEDEETLCEKINKDGAANLAKFCAEFGATLIHVSTDFVFEGNIPKILNEEDTTNPINIYGKTKLEGEQEISKLLEAHYILRTSWLYSEYANNFVKTMRKLGSERDELSVIVDQVGTPTYAIDLAEAILSIIHQNKALYGTYHFSNEGVTSWYDFAKGIFEISGIMIKLNPIPGSAYPTKASRPAFSVMDKTKIKNAFNLSIPYWRDSLVRCIEKLNQQ